The following coding sequences lie in one Bordetella genomosp. 9 genomic window:
- a CDS encoding tripartite tricarboxylate transporter permease codes for MDLLQHLALGFSVAFSPENLAYALLGCILGTLVGVLPGLGPVPTIAMLLPITYVLPPVAGLIMLAGIYYGTQYGGSTTAILVNLPGETSAVVTTLDGHQMAKNGRAGAALALAAIGSFFAGTVATTILAAFAPPLAEVAFLFGPAEYFSLMTLGLVGAVVLASGSLVKAIAMIILGLLLGMVGTDVNSGVARYDFGIPELQDGIDFAIVAMGVFGFAEILSNLELKENRVEIAGKVGSLYPSRSEFREAAPAILRGTVLGSCLGILPGGGATLSAFASYTLEKKVSREPERFGKGHPAGLAGPESANNAGAQTSFIPLLTLGIPGNAVMALMVGAMTIHNIQPGPQVMSSHPDLFWGLIVSMWLGNMMLVVLNLPLIGIWVKLLKVPYRILYPAILIFCSIGVYSLNYNAFDIYVTAAFGAVGYLWAKLKCEGAPLLLGLVLGPMMEENFRRALLLSRGDFATFIERPISAALLAAAVLLVVIVALPSIRRGREQAFAEEG; via the coding sequence ATGGATCTATTGCAACACCTGGCCCTCGGCTTCTCGGTCGCCTTCTCCCCCGAAAACCTTGCCTACGCGCTATTGGGCTGCATCCTCGGCACGCTGGTCGGCGTCCTGCCCGGTCTGGGCCCCGTGCCCACCATCGCGATGCTCCTTCCGATCACCTACGTGCTTCCTCCCGTCGCCGGCCTCATCATGCTCGCCGGCATCTACTACGGCACCCAGTACGGCGGCTCCACCACCGCGATCCTCGTCAACCTGCCAGGCGAAACCTCGGCCGTCGTCACCACATTGGATGGCCACCAGATGGCCAAGAACGGCCGGGCAGGGGCGGCCCTGGCGCTGGCGGCCATCGGGTCGTTCTTCGCCGGCACCGTCGCCACGACCATCCTCGCCGCCTTCGCGCCCCCGCTCGCCGAAGTCGCCTTCCTGTTCGGCCCCGCCGAATACTTTTCGCTAATGACATTGGGCCTGGTGGGCGCCGTCGTGCTCGCGTCCGGCTCGCTGGTCAAGGCCATTGCGATGATCATTTTGGGACTGCTGCTGGGCATGGTCGGCACCGACGTCAACTCGGGCGTCGCCCGTTACGACTTCGGCATCCCCGAGCTGCAGGACGGCATCGACTTCGCCATCGTCGCCATGGGCGTGTTCGGCTTCGCCGAAATCCTCAGCAACCTCGAACTGAAGGAAAACCGCGTCGAAATCGCCGGCAAGGTCGGCTCGCTGTATCCCAGCCGCAGCGAATTCCGCGAAGCCGCGCCCGCCATACTGCGCGGCACCGTGCTTGGCTCCTGCCTTGGCATCCTGCCGGGCGGCGGCGCCACGCTGTCCGCGTTCGCCTCCTACACCCTGGAGAAAAAGGTATCGCGCGAGCCCGAGCGCTTCGGCAAAGGCCATCCGGCCGGACTGGCCGGACCCGAATCGGCCAACAACGCAGGCGCCCAGACATCGTTCATCCCGCTGCTCACCCTGGGCATCCCGGGCAACGCCGTCATGGCCCTGATGGTCGGCGCCATGACCATCCACAACATCCAGCCCGGCCCGCAGGTCATGTCCAGCCATCCGGACCTCTTCTGGGGGCTGATCGTATCGATGTGGCTGGGCAACATGATGCTGGTGGTGCTGAATCTGCCGCTCATCGGCATCTGGGTCAAACTGCTGAAGGTCCCGTACCGCATCCTTTATCCCGCCATCCTCATCTTCTGCAGCATCGGCGTCTATTCGCTCAACTACAACGCCTTCGACATCTACGTAACGGCCGCCTTCGGCGCGGTGGGCTACCTGTGGGCCAAGCTCAAATGCGAAGGCGCGCCGCTGCTGCTGGGGCTGGTTCTCGGGCCCATGATGGAGGAGAACTTTCGCCGGGCGCTGCTGCTGTCGCGCGGGGACTTCGCCACGTTCATCGAGCGTCCGATATCGGCCGCGCTGCTGGCCGCCGCGGTGCTGCTGGTCGTGATCGTCGCCTTGCCGTCCATCCGCCGCGGGCGCGAACAGGCCTTCGCGGAAGAAGGCTGA
- a CDS encoding Hsp20/alpha crystallin family protein: MEPSHESGAVSSTPTEATMASRNLALSGRQWPASPIMELHQELDRLFNSMLGGWGMSAASAFGAMPQIEVCEQGSELCVSVELPGVRQEDLDVRLMGDTLVISGEKKSSNDQRQNNMHLSERSYGRFQRQVALPFTPDPERTQASLENGVLTVRLGRMPESAGSRRIEVRSSAQNGPQPLQMEGQGQFERQGQMASQGQMAGQGQTASQAQPTTQAASANAGGTTMPSAAGSTGSAGAPGSEEGGPP; encoded by the coding sequence ATGGAACCCAGTCATGAATCGGGCGCCGTTTCGTCCACGCCCACGGAGGCAACTATGGCATCACGCAATCTCGCTTTGTCGGGCCGCCAATGGCCGGCTTCCCCCATCATGGAATTGCATCAGGAACTGGATCGCCTCTTCAACAGCATGCTGGGCGGGTGGGGCATGAGCGCCGCCTCGGCGTTTGGCGCCATGCCGCAGATCGAAGTGTGCGAACAGGGTTCCGAGCTTTGCGTTTCCGTCGAGCTGCCCGGCGTGCGCCAGGAGGACCTGGACGTCCGCCTCATGGGCGACACGCTGGTCATCAGCGGCGAAAAGAAGAGCAGCAACGATCAGCGGCAAAACAACATGCATCTGTCGGAACGCAGCTACGGCCGCTTCCAGCGTCAGGTCGCTCTTCCGTTCACCCCCGACCCCGAACGCACGCAGGCATCCCTCGAAAACGGCGTCCTCACCGTCCGCCTCGGCCGCATGCCCGAAAGCGCGGGCAGCCGGCGCATCGAAGTGCGCAGCAGCGCGCAGAACGGACCGCAGCCGCTGCAAATGGAAGGCCAGGGCCAATTCGAGCGTCAAGGCCAAATGGCCAGCCAAGGCCAGATGGCGGGCCAGGGCCAGACGGCATCCCAAGCCCAGCCGACCACCCAAGCCGCCTCAGCAAACGCCGGGGGAACAACCATGCCCAGCGCGGCGGGCAGCACCGGCAGCGCCGGCGCCCCCGGAAGCGAAGAGGGCGGTCCCCCCTGA
- a CDS encoding Bug family tripartite tricarboxylate transporter substrate binding protein: MNISRRRFNTAAFGLASIAMAPKISFADDKWPSKPIRVVVPFAPGGANDLLGRAAAEGIAKYLNANVVVENKPGAGAVIGTDYVARAEPDGYTFLISAAGVISNSMIRKVQYKDSDLVPVAMVGLAPSVVVAPANSPYSNLKEFVEASKKGHGLHFATAGTGSTPHFVEGILTTTYGAKLDLIPYKSGSESVSAVVGNQVDATSEASIVVLPMVRSGKLKALACTWSERIKAYPELSTAAEQGFPEIKIAHWAGVHAPKGTPDAILDKVAAGVDAAMKDPANVKKFTELGIEPVGGTRAEFTKFCEEERARLGAVVKATGMHQE, from the coding sequence ATGAATATTTCCCGTCGCCGCTTCAACACGGCCGCCTTCGGCCTGGCCAGCATCGCCATGGCGCCCAAAATTTCCTTCGCCGACGACAAGTGGCCGTCCAAGCCCATCCGCGTCGTGGTGCCGTTTGCGCCCGGGGGCGCAAACGATTTGCTGGGCCGCGCGGCCGCCGAAGGCATCGCCAAGTATCTGAACGCGAATGTCGTCGTGGAAAACAAGCCCGGCGCCGGCGCCGTGATCGGCACCGACTACGTGGCCCGCGCCGAGCCCGATGGCTACACCTTCCTGATCAGCGCGGCCGGCGTCATCTCCAACAGCATGATCCGCAAGGTGCAGTACAAGGACAGCGATCTGGTGCCTGTCGCGATGGTGGGTCTGGCGCCTTCGGTGGTGGTCGCGCCCGCGAACTCGCCCTATTCCAATCTGAAGGAATTCGTCGAAGCCTCCAAGAAGGGGCACGGGCTGCACTTCGCCACGGCCGGCACCGGCAGCACGCCGCACTTCGTCGAAGGCATCCTGACCACGACGTATGGCGCCAAGCTGGACCTGATTCCGTACAAGAGCGGTTCCGAATCCGTGTCGGCGGTGGTGGGCAACCAGGTCGACGCGACGTCCGAAGCGAGCATCGTCGTGCTGCCCATGGTGCGGTCGGGCAAGCTCAAGGCGCTGGCCTGCACGTGGTCGGAGCGCATCAAGGCCTATCCCGAACTGTCCACCGCGGCCGAGCAGGGCTTTCCGGAAATCAAGATTGCGCACTGGGCGGGCGTGCACGCGCCCAAGGGCACGCCCGACGCCATCCTGGACAAGGTCGCCGCGGGCGTGGACGCCGCCATGAAGGATCCGGCCAACGTCAAGAAGTTCACGGAACTGGGCATCGAGCCGGTCGGCGGCACGCGAGCGGAGTTCACCAAGTTCTGCGAAGAAGAACGTGCCCGCCTGGGCGCCGTGGTCAAGGCCACCGGCATGCACCAGGAATGA
- a CDS encoding Bug family tripartite tricarboxylate transporter substrate binding protein, whose translation MPMLKSLRAACCAALTLAAAQLPGVATAAYPEQPIRLVVPWPPGGATDALGRIIAQHLGERLKQPVIVDNKAGAGGNIGTAAFVRERPDGYTLLMATSSTNAANPHLYSHLSFDAEKDFAPVAFVASIPNILEVPKNSPFHSVQALLDAARANPGKLNYGSGGVGSSQHLAGSMFNHATGVDIVHIPYKGSAPAVADLLAGQVDMMLDTGSLAQVKAGALRALAVGSAKRLPALPDVPTFDELGIRNMHASAWYGVVAPAGTPKDVVDRLNREINAILAAPDVRKTLIGMGAELGEPQTPAQFAAFIHDEIGRYKTIVEQSGAKLD comes from the coding sequence ATGCCCATGTTGAAATCGTTGCGCGCTGCCTGCTGCGCCGCCCTGACGCTTGCCGCCGCGCAGCTGCCCGGCGTCGCCACGGCGGCGTATCCCGAGCAGCCTATCCGTTTGGTCGTGCCGTGGCCGCCTGGCGGCGCCACCGATGCGCTGGGACGCATCATCGCGCAGCATCTGGGCGAACGGCTCAAGCAGCCCGTGATCGTCGATAACAAGGCCGGCGCGGGAGGCAATATCGGCACGGCGGCCTTCGTGCGCGAACGCCCCGACGGCTACACGCTGCTGATGGCGACCAGCTCCACCAATGCCGCGAACCCGCATCTCTACAGCCACCTGAGTTTCGACGCCGAGAAAGATTTCGCGCCGGTCGCCTTCGTGGCTTCCATTCCGAACATTTTGGAAGTGCCGAAGAACTCGCCCTTTCATTCCGTACAGGCGCTGCTCGATGCCGCGCGCGCCAATCCCGGCAAGCTCAACTACGGATCCGGCGGGGTCGGATCGTCGCAACACCTGGCCGGGTCGATGTTCAATCACGCGACGGGCGTGGACATCGTGCATATCCCGTACAAGGGCAGCGCCCCCGCGGTGGCGGATCTGCTGGCCGGCCAGGTCGATATGATGCTGGACACCGGTTCGCTGGCGCAGGTGAAGGCCGGCGCCTTGCGGGCGCTTGCGGTGGGATCCGCGAAACGCCTGCCCGCCCTGCCCGACGTCCCAACGTTCGACGAGCTGGGCATACGCAATATGCATGCGTCGGCCTGGTACGGTGTGGTCGCGCCGGCGGGCACGCCGAAGGATGTGGTAGACCGCCTCAACCGCGAGATCAACGCGATCCTGGCTGCGCCGGATGTCCGCAAAACGTTGATCGGCATGGGCGCGGAGCTGGGCGAGCCGCAGACGCCGGCGCAGTTCGCCGCCTTCATCCATGATGAAATCGGCCGCTACAAGACCATCGTGGAGCAGTCCGGCGCCAAGCTGGACTGA
- a CDS encoding amidohydrolase family protein, translating to MIIDCHGHFTTAPKALEQWRERQIAAFRDGMTPPSAADLRISDDEIREAIESNQLRIMKERGHDITVFSPRASFMAHHIGDFQVSATWAAICNEMCHRVSTLFPDAFVPAAMLPQSPGVDTATCLPELKRCVEEYGNVAVNLNPDPSGGHWTSPPLSDRYWYPLYEKLVEYDVPAMIHVSQSCNACFHTTGAHYLNADTTAFMQCLDSDLFRDFPTLRFVIPHGGGAVPYHWGRFRGLAQALGKPLLQEHLLNNVFFDTCVYHQPGIDLLTRVIPIDNILFASEMIGAVRGIDPETGHNFDDTRRYIVAADITPQARFKIFEGNARRVYPRLDARLKASGR from the coding sequence ATGATCATCGATTGTCACGGACACTTCACCACGGCCCCCAAGGCCCTGGAACAGTGGCGCGAACGCCAGATCGCCGCCTTTCGCGACGGCATGACGCCTCCCAGCGCCGCCGACCTGCGCATCAGCGACGACGAAATCCGCGAGGCGATCGAAAGCAACCAGCTGCGCATCATGAAAGAGCGCGGCCACGACATTACGGTCTTCAGCCCGCGCGCCAGTTTCATGGCCCATCACATCGGCGACTTCCAGGTGTCGGCGACGTGGGCTGCCATCTGCAATGAGATGTGCCACCGCGTCTCCACGCTGTTTCCCGATGCCTTCGTGCCGGCGGCCATGCTGCCGCAAAGTCCCGGCGTGGACACCGCCACCTGCCTGCCCGAGCTCAAGCGTTGCGTGGAGGAATACGGCAACGTCGCGGTCAACCTGAACCCGGACCCTTCGGGCGGCCACTGGACCAGCCCGCCGCTGAGCGACCGCTATTGGTACCCGCTGTACGAAAAGCTGGTCGAGTACGACGTGCCGGCGATGATCCACGTCAGCCAAAGCTGCAACGCCTGCTTCCACACCACCGGCGCGCATTACCTGAACGCCGACACCACGGCCTTCATGCAGTGCCTGGACTCCGACCTGTTCCGCGATTTCCCCACGCTCAGGTTCGTCATCCCGCACGGCGGCGGCGCGGTGCCCTATCACTGGGGCCGCTTCCGCGGCCTGGCCCAGGCGCTGGGCAAACCGCTGCTGCAGGAGCACCTGCTGAACAACGTCTTTTTCGACACCTGCGTCTACCATCAGCCCGGCATCGACCTGCTCACCCGCGTCATCCCCATCGACAACATCCTGTTCGCCAGCGAGATGATCGGCGCGGTGCGCGGCATCGACCCGGAAACCGGCCACAACTTCGACGACACGCGCCGCTATATCGTGGCCGCCGACATCACGCCGCAGGCCCGGTTCAAGATCTTCGAAGGCAATGCGCGGCGCGTCTATCCGCGCCTGGATGCACGGCTGAAAGCGAGCGGACGGTAG
- a CDS encoding peptidylprolyl isomerase: MPQASARHILVSTEQQCNALKTEIENGADFAQVAREHSLCPSGRTGGDLGTFGPGQMVKEFDQVVFSAPVNVVQGPVKTQFGYHLVEVTSRQ, translated from the coding sequence ATGCCGCAAGCCAGCGCCCGTCACATCCTCGTTTCCACCGAACAGCAGTGCAACGCGCTGAAAACCGAGATCGAGAACGGCGCCGATTTCGCGCAGGTCGCGCGCGAACACTCCCTCTGCCCTTCCGGCCGGACCGGCGGCGACCTGGGCACTTTCGGCCCCGGCCAGATGGTGAAGGAGTTCGACCAGGTCGTTTTCAGCGCGCCGGTCAATGTCGTGCAGGGACCCGTCAAGACCCAGTTCGGTTATCACTTGGTCGAAGTCACCAGCCGCCAGTAA
- a CDS encoding TetR/AcrR family transcriptional regulator, with the protein MGTQSSTFDEILRCARSLIIAGGYNGFSYADISEVVGIRKASIHHHFPSKVDLVRTLLQRYREEAQAGIAAVQQHHPDPVDQLRAYTGYWAECIGDPANAFCVCALLATQMPVLPPEVAAEVREHFRLLSAWLTSTLEQGANQGRLALLGTVQAEAEGFMAAVHGAMLSARAYGDPKVFRVITDPLIERLIAASPEAAAPAPRRKSSGRNRR; encoded by the coding sequence ATGGGCACTCAAAGCAGCACCTTCGACGAGATTCTGCGTTGCGCGCGCTCCCTCATCATCGCGGGCGGGTACAACGGCTTCAGCTATGCCGACATTTCCGAGGTCGTCGGCATACGCAAAGCCAGCATCCATCATCACTTCCCCAGCAAGGTCGACCTGGTTCGGACGCTCTTGCAGCGCTATCGCGAAGAGGCCCAGGCCGGCATCGCAGCGGTACAGCAGCATCATCCCGATCCGGTCGATCAGTTGCGCGCGTATACGGGCTACTGGGCCGAATGTATCGGCGATCCCGCCAACGCTTTTTGCGTGTGCGCCTTGCTCGCCACGCAGATGCCCGTGCTGCCGCCGGAGGTGGCTGCGGAAGTACGCGAGCACTTTCGCCTGCTGTCCGCTTGGCTGACGTCCACCCTTGAGCAGGGCGCGAATCAAGGCAGGCTGGCTCTGCTCGGCACCGTGCAAGCCGAGGCGGAAGGTTTCATGGCCGCCGTCCATGGCGCCATGCTGTCGGCCCGCGCCTACGGCGACCCGAAAGTGTTCAGGGTCATCACCGATCCACTGATTGAAAGGCTTATTGCGGCCAGTCCCGAAGCCGCGGCCCCCGCACCGCGACGGAAGTCTTCTGGCAGGAACCGGCGGTAA
- a CDS encoding DMT family transporter, whose product MLTADCERWTSAAALDNEPASTTATKHRSQSVCRSRCLIDFKFRFSNGFHSNYALFALSVRTQNWDMNAKQHVDHPNTGFITPRMASGVLPFLLGNALLGTIGVFVDNARADPLTETWFRCAFGLAGMTAWLMLRRQMGYLRFMRATGPWVLTAGSLMVLAWSLFFAALDHLSAGVAIVLCNMQPMWVLLLGALCLKEPIDKRRMVAAWAAMSGLVLAAGIVEHPAGNGDGANYWLAVALCLFAGVCMACVTIIARRLRGLPAGVLAWWQCAIGTLAVWVWPAQQGWPQWGASWGWLAGLGIIHTGLAYTLMYSGMAHLKTDRIALLQFTYPAVALAIDWIFLDQRLSSLQLAGIAAMAAAIWFTERASRRGAGR is encoded by the coding sequence ATGCTCACGGCCGACTGCGAACGGTGGACTTCGGCCGCCGCGCTCGACAATGAGCCGGCATCGACGACCGCTACGAAGCACCGCAGCCAATCCGTTTGCAGGTCACGATGTCTCATCGATTTCAAGTTTCGATTCTCGAATGGATTCCATTCGAATTATGCGCTTTTCGCACTGTCTGTTCGAACGCAGAATTGGGACATGAACGCGAAACAGCATGTCGACCATCCAAATACCGGCTTTATCACGCCGCGCATGGCCAGCGGCGTGTTGCCCTTCCTGCTTGGCAACGCGCTGCTCGGGACGATTGGCGTGTTTGTGGACAACGCCCGGGCCGATCCGTTGACGGAAACGTGGTTCCGCTGCGCATTCGGTTTGGCCGGGATGACAGCCTGGCTCATGCTGCGCCGGCAAATGGGTTATCTGCGATTTATGCGCGCCACCGGCCCGTGGGTGCTTACCGCCGGTTCGCTCATGGTGCTTGCCTGGAGCTTGTTCTTCGCCGCCTTGGATCATTTGTCCGCCGGCGTCGCCATCGTACTGTGCAATATGCAGCCGATGTGGGTGCTGCTCCTGGGTGCTTTGTGCCTTAAGGAACCGATCGACAAGCGACGCATGGTCGCGGCCTGGGCGGCGATGTCCGGTCTCGTGCTGGCGGCCGGAATCGTCGAGCATCCCGCGGGCAACGGTGATGGCGCCAATTACTGGCTTGCTGTCGCCCTGTGTCTTTTCGCCGGGGTCTGCATGGCCTGTGTGACCATCATTGCGCGACGGCTGCGCGGTCTGCCCGCAGGCGTGCTGGCCTGGTGGCAATGCGCGATCGGCACCCTTGCCGTTTGGGTCTGGCCAGCCCAGCAGGGATGGCCGCAGTGGGGGGCTTCATGGGGTTGGCTTGCGGGGTTGGGGATCATCCATACGGGCCTTGCCTATACGTTGATGTACAGCGGCATGGCGCATCTGAAAACGGATCGCATTGCATTGCTCCAATTCACGTATCCGGCCGTCGCGCTCGCCATCGACTGGATCTTTCTGGATCAGCGTTTGAGCAGCCTGCAGCTGGCGGGCATTGCGGCAATGGCGGCCGCGATCTGGTTTACCGAGCGCGCGTCCCGGCGCGGCGCCGGGCGATAA
- a CDS encoding LysR family transcriptional regulator, with translation MRHRDLQTDWLRCFVAVVDAGSLSSAAAEVHRSQSAVSMQLKKLESTLGLRLIDRNSRRLELTPDGQTLLSYARRILDLHAEAQVALRREQLTGRVRLGVPDDYAEKYLTPVLRRFAPQHSGVEIELICEQSTSLIPRIAKGELDIALVSRDHGRRGTLLFHEPMVWVGAPQFELWRRDPLPIAVYESESLARRSAIHSLAQQGRRYKVVYNSSSIAGQIAAVESGLAVAALTQCSTPKHLRILGRDENLGPLEPMEVAVYRSRESRGSRAVDSLWALLVRTLRQSAPA, from the coding sequence ATGAGACATCGTGACCTGCAAACGGATTGGCTGCGGTGCTTCGTAGCGGTCGTCGATGCCGGCTCATTGTCGAGCGCGGCGGCCGAAGTCCACCGTTCGCAGTCGGCCGTGAGCATGCAGCTGAAGAAGTTGGAAAGCACGCTGGGGCTGCGGCTCATCGACCGCAATTCCCGCAGGCTGGAACTCACGCCAGACGGCCAGACGCTGCTCAGTTATGCCCGCCGCATCCTCGACCTGCACGCCGAAGCCCAAGTCGCGCTGCGGCGCGAACAGCTTACGGGCCGGGTCCGGCTCGGCGTGCCCGACGACTATGCGGAGAAGTACCTGACGCCGGTGCTGCGACGATTCGCTCCCCAGCATAGCGGGGTGGAAATCGAGTTGATCTGCGAGCAGTCGACCTCGCTGATCCCCCGCATCGCGAAGGGCGAACTGGACATCGCCCTGGTTTCCCGCGATCACGGACGGCGCGGGACGCTGCTGTTTCATGAGCCCATGGTCTGGGTCGGCGCCCCGCAATTCGAGCTGTGGCGCCGCGACCCCCTGCCGATCGCCGTCTACGAAAGCGAAAGTCTGGCGCGGCGCAGCGCCATCCATTCACTCGCGCAGCAAGGGCGCCGCTACAAAGTCGTCTACAACAGCTCCAGCATCGCCGGTCAGATCGCCGCGGTCGAGAGCGGCCTTGCCGTCGCGGCGCTGACCCAGTGCAGCACGCCCAAGCATCTGCGCATCCTGGGACGCGACGAGAACCTGGGCCCGCTCGAACCCATGGAAGTTGCGGTCTACAGAAGCCGCGAATCGCGCGGGTCAAGGGCGGTAGACAGCTTGTGGGCTTTGCTGGTCAGGACACTGCGGCAGTCGGCGCCCGCCTGA
- a CDS encoding metallophosphoesterase, with the protein MKIQLLSDLHLETNADFQPQPAPGADLLILAGDIGSYQPGSRLADDDFGLGRFSPRNGWPVPVVYLPGNHEYDALDFDTTHRRLRELCDQLEIQWLERETLIIEGVRFVGTTLWTDFDALAAPGDTLTQVLRKRGKAFRAANFYLEKAGTVRNGEPFLAEALREQGLACQAWLREALEAPFEGPTVAVTHFAPTLSSADPRYGVTPGTAGFCNALDDLLPRADLWLHGHLHRQFDYVQDGCRVVANPLGYAGKGEQENFKPTLTLDLDGLGKRPARSHGASDHSTVAGD; encoded by the coding sequence ATGAAGATCCAACTGCTTTCCGACCTGCATCTTGAGACCAACGCCGATTTCCAGCCGCAGCCGGCCCCTGGCGCGGATCTGTTGATTCTGGCGGGGGACATCGGTTCCTATCAGCCCGGCTCTCGTTTGGCGGACGACGACTTTGGCCTGGGGCGGTTTTCCCCGCGCAACGGCTGGCCGGTTCCGGTCGTGTATCTGCCCGGCAATCATGAATACGATGCGCTGGATTTCGATACGACCCACCGGCGCCTGCGCGAGCTGTGCGACCAGCTCGAGATTCAGTGGCTGGAGCGCGAGACGCTGATCATCGAAGGCGTCCGCTTCGTGGGCACGACGCTATGGACGGATTTCGACGCGCTGGCCGCCCCGGGCGACACGCTGACGCAGGTGCTGCGCAAACGGGGCAAGGCGTTCCGCGCCGCCAATTTCTATCTGGAAAAAGCCGGGACCGTTCGCAACGGCGAGCCTTTTCTGGCGGAAGCCCTGCGCGAACAGGGACTCGCCTGCCAGGCCTGGCTGCGCGAGGCGCTGGAGGCGCCCTTCGAAGGGCCGACGGTGGCCGTTACGCATTTCGCGCCCACGCTGTCCAGCGCCGATCCGCGCTATGGCGTCACGCCCGGCACGGCGGGCTTCTGCAATGCGCTGGATGACCTGCTCCCGCGGGCGGACCTGTGGCTGCATGGCCATCTGCATCGCCAGTTCGACTACGTGCAGGACGGCTGCCGCGTCGTCGCCAACCCCCTGGGCTATGCGGGCAAGGGCGAGCAGGAAAACTTCAAACCCACGCTGACGCTCGACCTGGACGGCCTGGGCAAGCGGCCGGCGCGCAGCCACGGCGCCTCCGATCATTCCACCGTGGCCGGAGACTGA
- a CDS encoding MFS transporter — protein sequence MAQATGGPRNGAACLVSEEQELDSRRAWRIAIMALICLGMSFGGPLISTVGLKTIAADMGGARSVPALGSSLAWLGSAVGGILMGRLAHRFGIRWTVIGGAASVFAGLAVSTIGEPWALYLGHGVLIGLLGIAGLNAPLYVYVSHWFVRRRGSALALLSSGNYIAGIVWPVVFETTIARWGWRATMVGYGLLELVAVACLAAFFLRPAPASPPPAATAQHGRAGHISGLRPNTVFIMLAVAGFLCCVPMAMPQGHLVALCSDRGLPATVGAAMLSVLLGVAFLSRQAWGLVSDRIGGVRTALISSFMQMVAVSGYLYVQQQFGLFAVSIAYGLGFSALIPAYVLAVREIFPPSEAYWRVPATLLMTGSGMAAGGWLAGFLYDRYASYDAAFMLGVAANLVNLVLLATLTLRLHGGMRVPSPGRA from the coding sequence ATGGCCCAAGCCACGGGCGGACCGCGCAATGGCGCGGCGTGCCTTGTATCGGAAGAGCAGGAGCTGGATTCCCGCAGAGCCTGGCGCATCGCGATCATGGCGCTGATTTGCCTGGGCATGTCCTTTGGCGGCCCATTGATTTCCACAGTGGGCCTGAAAACCATTGCAGCAGATATGGGCGGCGCCCGTTCGGTGCCCGCACTGGGCAGTTCCCTGGCATGGCTGGGATCCGCGGTAGGCGGCATCCTCATGGGGCGGCTGGCGCACCGCTTCGGCATACGCTGGACCGTGATAGGCGGCGCGGCCTCGGTCTTCGCGGGACTGGCCGTATCGACCATCGGCGAACCGTGGGCCCTGTACCTGGGGCATGGCGTGTTGATCGGCCTGCTGGGCATTGCGGGGCTGAACGCGCCGCTCTACGTCTACGTCAGCCACTGGTTCGTGCGGCGCCGGGGTTCGGCGCTGGCGCTGCTTTCCAGCGGCAACTACATCGCCGGCATCGTGTGGCCCGTGGTGTTCGAAACCACGATCGCGCGTTGGGGCTGGCGCGCCACCATGGTCGGCTACGGCCTGCTCGAATTGGTCGCGGTCGCATGCCTGGCGGCATTCTTTCTGCGGCCGGCGCCGGCCAGCCCTCCGCCCGCCGCTACCGCCCAGCACGGCCGCGCGGGGCATATCTCGGGCTTGCGGCCCAATACCGTCTTCATCATGCTGGCTGTGGCGGGCTTCCTCTGTTGCGTGCCGATGGCGATGCCGCAAGGCCACCTGGTCGCGCTGTGCAGCGATCGCGGCCTGCCGGCCACGGTCGGCGCGGCGATGCTGTCCGTATTGCTGGGCGTCGCCTTTCTCAGCCGGCAGGCGTGGGGACTGGTCTCGGACCGGATCGGCGGCGTGCGTACCGCGCTGATCAGTTCCTTCATGCAGATGGTCGCGGTATCGGGCTATCTGTACGTTCAGCAGCAGTTCGGACTGTTCGCGGTCTCGATCGCCTATGGGCTGGGGTTCAGCGCCTTGATTCCGGCCTACGTGCTGGCGGTGCGCGAAATCTTTCCGCCCAGCGAGGCCTATTGGCGCGTCCCGGCAACCCTGCTGATGACGGGCTCCGGTATGGCGGCCGGCGGCTGGCTGGCCGGCTTTCTGTACGACCGCTACGCCAGCTACGATGCCGCGTTCATGCTGGGCGTGGCGGCCAACCTCGTGAACCTCGTTCTGCTGGCCACGCTGACGCTGCGGCTGCACGGCGGCATGCGCGTGCCCAGCCCGGGGCGGGCCTGA